One Pseudomonas entomophila genomic window carries:
- a CDS encoding alpha/beta fold hydrolase, with the protein MGYVTTKEGVEIFYKDWGPRDAQVIFFHHGWPLSADDWDAQMLFFLAHGYRVVAHDRRGHGRSSQVWNGHDMDHYADDVAAVVQHLGVQGAIHVGHSTGGGEVIHYIARHTEDPVRKAAIISAVPPIMVKTASNPGGLDKSVFDGLQAQLKANRAQFYHDIPAGPFYGYNRPGAKADQGVVLNWWRQGMMGCAIAHYDGIVAFSQTDFTESLKKVTIPVLVMHGDDDQIVPYENSGPLSAKLLPNGTLKTYAGFPHGMPTTNADVINADLLAFIRS; encoded by the coding sequence ATGGGATACGTCACGACCAAAGAAGGTGTCGAGATCTTCTACAAAGACTGGGGCCCCCGCGATGCCCAGGTCATCTTCTTCCACCATGGCTGGCCGTTGAGCGCCGACGACTGGGATGCGCAGATGCTGTTCTTCCTGGCCCACGGGTATCGGGTCGTCGCCCATGACCGCCGTGGGCACGGGCGCTCCAGCCAGGTGTGGAACGGCCACGACATGGACCACTACGCCGATGACGTGGCCGCGGTGGTGCAACACCTGGGCGTTCAGGGCGCCATCCACGTGGGGCACTCGACCGGTGGCGGCGAGGTCATCCACTACATTGCCCGGCACACCGAAGACCCGGTCAGGAAAGCCGCCATCATCAGCGCCGTCCCGCCGATCATGGTGAAAACCGCCAGCAACCCAGGCGGGCTCGACAAGTCGGTGTTCGATGGCCTGCAGGCCCAGCTCAAGGCCAACCGGGCGCAGTTCTACCACGATATCCCGGCCGGCCCGTTCTACGGTTACAACCGCCCCGGCGCCAAGGCGGACCAGGGCGTGGTGCTCAACTGGTGGCGCCAGGGCATGATGGGCTGCGCCATTGCCCACTATGACGGCATCGTCGCCTTCTCCCAGACCGACTTCACCGAAAGCCTGAAGAAAGTGACGATCCCGGTGCTGGTGATGCACGGTGACGATGACCAGATCGTGCCTTACGAGAACTCGGGGCCGCTGTCCGCCAAGTTGCTGCCCAACGGGACGCTGAAGACCTACGCCGGCTTCCCCCATGGGATGCCCACCACCAACGCCGACGTGATCAACGCCGACCTGCTGGCGTTCATCCGCAGCTGA
- a CDS encoding MerR family transcriptional regulator, with protein MRIGELAKITGLAPSRIRFYEASGLIRTVGRKANGYRDYTDDAVWVLEMITSAQAAGFSLEEIRQLLPVNASGWQHGELLDGLKRKVEEIDLLQQRLARNKAQLLLVIDGIESKPEGMQCVDNTQRVLDRLREDLAASKAGGGN; from the coding sequence ATGAGAATAGGAGAGCTTGCAAAAATTACCGGTCTTGCGCCTTCGCGAATCCGTTTCTACGAGGCCAGCGGGCTGATCCGCACGGTCGGGCGCAAGGCCAATGGCTACCGTGACTACACCGACGATGCGGTGTGGGTGCTGGAAATGATCACCAGCGCCCAGGCGGCGGGCTTTTCCCTGGAAGAAATCCGCCAGTTGCTGCCGGTGAACGCCAGCGGCTGGCAGCATGGCGAACTGCTCGACGGGCTCAAGCGCAAGGTCGAGGAGATCGACCTGTTGCAGCAGCGCCTGGCACGCAACAAGGCGCAGTTGCTGCTGGTGATCGACGGCATCGAGAGCAAGCCCGAAGGCATGCAGTGCGTGGACAACACCCAGCGGGTGCTGGACCGCCTGCGCGAGGACCTCGCCGCGAGCAAGGCTGGCGGCGGCAACTGA